One Acidobacteriota bacterium genomic window, AATCAGCGGCGCGGAATTGTCAACGTTCCAGTTGCGCTCGGCAGAAGTGTCTTGCTTTAGCAAGTGTTTTTGCTAGACTGCGCGCGCTCGCCAGCACGGGCGTCCTGCCCGTTGCGCAATTTCGCCTGGTTGTAAGGAGTGGTGATGGAGATGAAACAGACAACCCACCTTAAATTTTCGCCCGCCTTGAAACGCTATCTGCTGCTCTTTGCGGTGTTCACGGCCATGTTGTCGGTCAAGCGCATTGTCACTTCAGTGACGACCTTTTGGATTTACAAGAAAGACATCCTCTCCGGCTATTTGCTCGCCAAAGCGATGGTCTCAGGCGTCAATCCGTATCTGCCGTTGACTGACTTGGCCAATCTCTGGCTGCCCGCACATAACATCACCGATTTGAATCATCCGACCCCGCATCCGTTTGCGATTGGCTGGCTCTGCTTGCCACTGGCCTGGTTGCCTTATGAGACGGCGGCGCGCGTCTGGTTGTTATTTGAGTTGTGTTGTTTGGGCATCGCCGTTGCGCTCTTTTTTCGCGCGCTGGAATTGAAGTTTCAATGGCGGCAATGGGCGCTGGCATGCTTTCTGGCGCTCGGTTGGGTACCGGTCTTGGACGACCTGTGGCTGGGTCAATTCAGCCTTTGCCTGCTGGCGTTGTTTATGGGCGCTTGGGTGGCGTTGCGCGAAAACAAAGATTGGCAAGGCGGCTTGCTGCTCGGATTATTGATGACCTTGAAACTGGCGGGTTGGCCGATTGTGCTGTTTCTGGCGCTGCGGCGCCGTTGGCGTAGCGTCTTCGCGGCAGGCGCTTGTTTCGTAGGGCTGCATCTGCTCGCCATTGCCGTCCACGGCTGGGCGCTGGTGCGGGATTACTATTTGAAGATCGGCCCGCAACTGAGTGCGCATTACCGACCGCACGACGCCAACTTTTCGGCCTGGACGATTGGAACGCGCTTGTTTACGGAATCTGGGCTGAACTTTGCCCTGACGCCGCTTTATTCCGCACCACTGCTGGCCAAAGCCGTCAATGTCCTGGTTCCGGTTGTGCTGTTGGCGCTGGCATTGTGGCTGGCGTGGCGGTTGGAAACACAGGCGCGCACGTTCGACGCGGCGTTTGCGCTGCTTTTGGGAGCGGGTTGCGTGCTCAATCCGATTGCCTGGACGCATTACCTGATGCTGACCGCGCCCGCGCTGGCATTGCTCATTCGCCGCTTGCACGAGTGGCGTTGGCCGCGCCGGCTGACTTACCAAGCGTTGTTTTGGGTTTGGCCTTTGTTACTCGCCGAATTGACGTATGTATCTTTGGCGTTGCGCTTTGCCAGCGGTGTCAACGCGGCGGGCAAAGCCATTGTCGGCCCCATGCCAGGTTTGCTGACATTGATTCCCTTGGCGGCATTGTTGGGCTTGCTGTGGTGGTTTGCGCGGTTGCACTTGCAGCCGCAGCCAGCAGAAGCCTTGCATTGGCAGGAGGGGACTGCGCCGGAGAACGCGGTCACGGCGAACTGAAAAGGTCTGACGGCTATTCGACAATCACCAACACCTCGCCAGCATTGACGGTTTGGCCTTCGCTCACACGCAGTTCCGTTACTTTGCCAGTTTTCGGCGACTGCACTTCGTTCTGCATCTTCATCGCTTCGACCACCAGCAAGCCTTGTTCGGCGGCGACCTCCTCGCCCACAGCACAGAGCACGCGGACGACTTTGCCCGGCATCGGGGCCATGAGCGTGGCCTTTCCGCCCGCCGTCGCCGCGCCTGTCTGACCGCGCAAATGTTTTTTGTCGTGTACGGCGATAGGGAAATGTTGGCCGTTGACGACGACTTCGGTCTGGCCGTTTGGCAATTCGTCGAGCACGCAGTTATAGACGCGCTGGTTGAGAATGATCGTGAACAGGCCCGGCTCCGGCGTCGCGATTTGCGCCGCGTAGTTTTGCTGGTCGAATGAAAGCCGCGCTGTGCCGTCGCTGGCGCTGAATTCTGCGTCGAGTGTTTGCCCGCCGATAGCGATTGCAAGTTTCACGTTGAGTCCTCGGAAAAAAAGCACGGCAGGCTGCCAGCCTGCTGATTGACGAAGGCCGTTAACGATTGTTGAGCGCGGCGGCCCGGCCCGCCTGCTTCCAGCGACTTGCCTGCTGATTGGAATTGCCATTGCCCGTCGCTGGCTTACGTGCTCGTTGCGTGAAATTGAATGCTGCCGCCAAGGCTGCCGCAATCTGTTCGTTATTCAGCGAAGCTGTTTCATCTGCCGTCGGCAATTTGTTTCGCTCCAAAAAACGCGCGATGTAGCCGGTGTCGATCTCACCTTTTTTGAACTCTTCGTCTTCCAACACGGCGCGGAAAAAGGGAATCGTCGTGCGAATGCCGCCGATGTGATACTCGCCCAGCGCGCGCTGCATCCGCGCAATCGCCTCGGCCCGCGTCGCCCCCCAGGTCGCCAGCTTCGAGATCATCGGGTCGTAGTAAATCGGCACTTCCCAGCCTTCATAAACGCCGCTGTCGTCGCGCACGCCGGGGCCGCTGGGTATCCGCAAGCGCGTGATGCGACCGGGCGAGGGCAGGAAGTTCTTGGCGGGGTCTTCGGCATAGACGCGACATTCCAGCGCCGAACCCGTCCAGCGCACGTCTTCCTGCCGCAGGCCCAAGCGTTCACCGGCGGCGATGCGGATTTGTTCGCGCACCAGGTCAACACCCGTGACCAATTCGGTCACCGGATGCTCGACCTGCAAGCGTGTGTTCATTTCCAGGAAGTAAAAATTTTTGTGCGCGTCCACCAGAAACTCGACCGTGCCGACGCTGTAATAGTTGGCCGCGCGCGCAATCTCGACCGCCGCCGCGCCCATCCGCGCGCGCAACTCGGCATCGTTGAATGAAGCCGGGCATTCTTCGATGACTTTTTGATGGCGGCGTTGGATCGAGCATTCGCGTTCGCCCAGGTGAATGACGTTGCCGTGGCGGTCGGCGGCGATTTGAATTTCGATGTGGCGCGGCTTTTCGATGAATTTCTCGACGTAAACCGCCGGATCGCCAAACGCGGATTGCGCCTCGGACGAAGCCATCTGAAAAGCGGCATTCATCTCGTCAGCGGCGCGTACCACGCGCATGCCTTTGCCACCGCCACCCGCCGCCGCTTTCAGCATCACCGGGTACCCGACTTCGCCTGCCACACGGCGCGCTTCAGCGGCACTGGTGAGTTTGTCAGTGGTGCCGGGCACAATCGGCGCACCGGCGCGCAGGGCGGCTTCGCGCGCGTTGATCTTGTCGCCCATCAGTTCGATGGTCGCAGGCGCGGGGCCGATGAAGGTGATACCCGCATCTTCGACAGCGCGCGCAAACCATTCGCGTTCGGACAAAAAGCCATAGCCGGGATGGATGCCTTCCGCGCCTGCTTGCTTGGCGGCGTCAATCACGCGCTCGCCAACCAGATAGCTTTCTGCCGAAGGGGCCGCACCAATGAAATAGGCTTCATCGGCCAGCCGCACATGCAGCGCGTGGCGATCCGCTTCGGAATAGACGGCGACGGGCGAGATGCCCATATCGCGACACGCGCGGATCAACCGCACGGCAATCTCTCCACGATTGGCAATTAGGATTTTGCGAAACATAGAAGAAGTAGTCAGTAGTCAGTAGTCAGTAGTCAGTAGTCAGTAGTCGGTAGTCAGTAGTCGGTAGTCAGTAGTCGGTAGTCGGTGGTCGGTAGT contains:
- a CDS encoding DUF2029 domain-containing protein: MKQTTHLKFSPALKRYLLLFAVFTAMLSVKRIVTSVTTFWIYKKDILSGYLLAKAMVSGVNPYLPLTDLANLWLPAHNITDLNHPTPHPFAIGWLCLPLAWLPYETAARVWLLFELCCLGIAVALFFRALELKFQWRQWALACFLALGWVPVLDDLWLGQFSLCLLALFMGAWVALRENKDWQGGLLLGLLMTLKLAGWPIVLFLALRRRWRSVFAAGACFVGLHLLAIAVHGWALVRDYYLKIGPQLSAHYRPHDANFSAWTIGTRLFTESGLNFALTPLYSAPLLAKAVNVLVPVVLLALALWLAWRLETQARTFDAAFALLLGAGCVLNPIAWTHYLMLTAPALALLIRRLHEWRWPRRLTYQALFWVWPLLLAELTYVSLALRFASGVNAAGKAIVGPMPGLLTLIPLAALLGLLWWFARLHLQPQPAEALHWQEGTAPENAVTAN
- the accC gene encoding acetyl-CoA carboxylase biotin carboxylase subunit codes for the protein MFRKILIANRGEIAVRLIRACRDMGISPVAVYSEADRHALHVRLADEAYFIGAAPSAESYLVGERVIDAAKQAGAEGIHPGYGFLSEREWFARAVEDAGITFIGPAPATIELMGDKINAREAALRAGAPIVPGTTDKLTSAAEARRVAGEVGYPVMLKAAAGGGGKGMRVVRAADEMNAAFQMASSEAQSAFGDPAVYVEKFIEKPRHIEIQIAADRHGNVIHLGERECSIQRRHQKVIEECPASFNDAELRARMGAAAVEIARAANYYSVGTVEFLVDAHKNFYFLEMNTRLQVEHPVTELVTGVDLVREQIRIAAGERLGLRQEDVRWTGSALECRVYAEDPAKNFLPSPGRITRLRIPSGPGVRDDSGVYEGWEVPIYYDPMISKLATWGATRAEAIARMQRALGEYHIGGIRTTIPFFRAVLEDEEFKKGEIDTGYIARFLERNKLPTADETASLNNEQIAAALAAAFNFTQRARKPATGNGNSNQQASRWKQAGRAAALNNR
- a CDS encoding biotin attachment protein, with the translated sequence MAIPISRQVAGSRRAGPPRSTIVNGLRQSAGWQPAVLFFRGLNVKLAIAIGGQTLDAEFSASDGTARLSFDQQNYAAQIATPEPGLFTIILNQRVYNCVLDELPNGQTEVVVNGQHFPIAVHDKKHLRGQTGAATAGGKATLMAPMPGKVVRVLCAVGEEVAAEQGLLVVEAMKMQNEVQSPKTGKVTELRVSEGQTVNAGEVLVIVE